From Coffea arabica cultivar ET-39 chromosome 9c, Coffea Arabica ET-39 HiFi, whole genome shotgun sequence, one genomic window encodes:
- the LOC113707704 gene encoding patatin-like protein 2, translated as MEKTAKSVLQLPTYGNTVTILSIDGGGIRGIIPSVILGFLESELQKLDGKDARLADYFDVIAGTSTGGLVTAMLAAPNENNRPLYAAKDIKDFYLENCPKIFPQESNFLGQAQQELRLLSGPKYDGKYLHNLLQQKVGKTKLHQTLTNVVIPTFDIKLLQPTIFSSYAIKNEPSLDGVLSDICTGTSAAPTFLPAHHFETKNSDGSKREFNLVDGGVAANNPTLVAMNQVTREISKGNSDFSPMKPLEFDRFLVLSLGTGTAKIEQKYDADNAAKWGILAWLVNGGSSPLVDVFTEASSDMVDFHLATIFQTLQCEANYLRIQDDTLTGDLSSVDIATKTNLENLVQVGEKLLKKPVSRVNLQSGVFEPLNQGTNEDALKKFAETLSKEKRLRDIRSKEGVPKRK; from the exons ATGGAGAAGACTGCCAAGTCGGTTCTGCAGCTTCCAACTTACGGAAACACCGTCACAATTCTCAGCATTGATGGTGGAGGGATCAGAGGAATCATCCCTAGCGTAATCCTTGGATTTTTAGAGTCTGAGCTTCAG AAATTGGATGGTAAAGATGCAAGACTTGCTGACTACTTCGATGTGATTGCCGGAACAAGCACTGGTGGCCTTGTGACTGCTATGCTAGCTGCCCCTAATGAAAATAACCGCCCCCTTTATGCTGCCAAAGATATCAAGGACTTCTATCTTGAAAATTGTCCTAAAATCTTCCCCCAAGAGAG CAATTTCTTGGGTCAAGCTCAACAAGAACTTAGGCTTCTATCAGGACCCAAATACGATGGCAAGTATCTCCATAATTTGCTACAACAAAAAGTGGGAAAAACAAAGTTGCACCAAACATTGACTAATGTTGTCATTCCAACGTTTGATATCAAGCTACTCCAGCCTACCATTTTCTCTAGCTATGCG ATCAAGAATGAGCCAAGTCTAGACGGTGTGCTCTCTGATATATGCACTGGAACTTCAGCTGCTCCCACTTTCCTTCCGGCCCATCATTTTGAAACCAAAAATTCTGATGGGAGCAAGAGAGAATTCAATCTCGTTGATGGTGGAGTTGCAGCAAATAATCCG ACTTTGGTTGCCATGAACCAAGTGACCAGGGAGATAAGCAAAGGAAATTCCGACTTTTCTCCCATGAAGCCTCTGGAATTTGACCGGTTTCTTGTCCTATCTCTGGGAACTGGTACAGCAAAAATTGAACAGAAATATGATGCAGACAACGCAGCCAAGTGGGGCATATTGGCTTGGCTAGTCAATGGTGGTTCATCTCCACTAGTAGACGTCTTCACCGAAGCAAGCAGTGACATGGTCGATTTTCACCTTGCTACAATCTTTCAAACCCTCCAATGTGAAGCCAATTACCTACGCATTCAG GATGACACTTTAACTGGGGATCTATCGTCTGTGGATATCGCAACTAAGACAAATTTAGAGAATCTGGTGCAAGTCGGCGAGAAATTGCTCAAAAAACCAGTTTCGAGGGTGAATTTGCAATCTGGAGTTTTTGAACCTCTGAATCAGGGTACAAATGAGGATGCGCTCAAAAA GTTTGCGGAAACGCTTTCAAAGGAGAAGCGGCTTCGTGATATTAGATCAAAAGAAGGGGTGCCAAAGCGCAAGTGA